The DNA sequence CACCTCCTGGGCAATTTTGGCAAACCTCGCCGAAAACTCCTTTTTCTTTTGGAGGCTTATGGCATCTGCAGGAACGTAATCCAATGCCTTGGTCGGGCAAAACTCCACGCAGTAGGGACTGCCGTTGCACTGATCGCATTTGATGGCAGTGCTCTGTTCCCAATGGTAGGACATATTGCCAAAGGGGCAGGCCATCACGCACATCCTACACCCTATACATTTAGATGAATCGACTTGAACGACGTTTTTTTCATCCCGAGCCAGGGCACCCGCCTTGCATACGCTGATGCATGGAGCATCATCGCACTGCTGACATGTCATTGGTACGTTAGCCCCCGCCTCAAACCTGTAGACAGTGACCCGCGCCAAAGATGGCCTACACTCTCCCTCCTTTTCCAGAGAGCAGGCCAACTCGCAACTGCCACAGCCTACGCACTTCTCCGGAGAAATGACAAGTACCTTCTCCATTTCCAATCCCCCCTATAAATAAGTTTTTTAAACAGGCCCGCTTCCCCCCTTGGGCAGGCCCAAAACCAATTCATAAAATGTGTTAATGTACGAAAATCCGAAACTTCGACGCATACTCGCGTTTCCTACACCTAGGGCATAACCTGGCATCCGGATCCTCTATTCCCGCAAATTTCAATGCTTCTTCCGTGGTATATGTTTGGCCACAAATTGGGCATCGTATTAAAGTAAATTTGCGATCCCATATGGTCCTTTCATCGCCTTCATCGACGCACTCAATATATCCGGTAGGACATACGTCGGCGCAAGCACCGCAACCTATGCACTGCCTTGGCGGCTCCATGAAAGGCGGAACTATCCTCTTGTTAAATCCCCTCCATGCCGGCCCTATGGCACTGGGACCAAGGGTCTCGCAAGCCCTGACACACCTGTCGCACCTCACGCACTCGTCGGGATCAAAGGAAAACCTTGATTCGACGCTCACGCCATATTCATTGGCTAAGGCGTTTAACCTGGCCGACTTGGGCGCCCGATTCAGCAAAAGCTTTAAGACGAATTTTCGTGCCCTTATGACCTCATCGCTTTTCGTATTTACTTCAATCTGAGCACGTATGGGATACATGCAGGATATGGCAAGCTCGCCCCTTCTGCCGGGTCTAAGGATCTCAACCATACACAGCCTGCAGTTACCGTCAGGCGGTAATGCCGGATGATGACAGAGCGTTGGGATCTCTACGCCCGCCATCTGGGCAGCCTCCAAAACGGTCGTCTCCATGGGAACCGACAGGCTTACGCCATCTATTACGATATCGATAGGATCACGCATTTTTAACCCTCCTTGAGGAGGCTATCGAGTTAGTAGGACAAACGTCCATGCATTGCCCGCAGCCTATGCATTTTAACGCATCGACTACATGAGGTCCTCTAGCCTCGCCCGAAATGGCCTTCACAGGACATGTCCTGGCGCATTGCCCGCAGCCTATGCAGCTGTCCTTGTCTATTTTTGCAGCAAAAAGTCCGGTACATACCCCGGCGCGACAGTAGCCTTCGACGTGCTCCTCGTACTCTTCATGAAAGTACTTTAAAGTGGAAAGGACAGGATTTGCTGCCGTCTTGCCTAAACCGCACAAAGCGGTTTTACCCAGCTCATGTGCCGTATCCTCTAAAAGCCCTACATCCTGTAGGCTACCCTTGCCTTCAGTTAAATCATGAAGCAGCTTTTGCAATACCTTTAGCCCCTCCCGACAGGGAGTACATTTGCCGCAGGACTCCTCGACGAGGAAGTCGATGAAGTACTTCGCCACGTCGACCATGCAGGATCGTTCGTCCATCACTATCATGCCGCCAGAGCCCATCATCGATCCGGCTTTTACCAAAGTGTCAAAATCTACCGACAAATCAAGTAGCGAAGCGGGAATGCACCCCCCAGAAGGACCTCCCGTCTGAACGGCCTTGAAAGCCTTGTCCTTCAGCGTTCCACCACCGATCTCGTATATTATCTTGCGCAGGGTCACTCCCATCGGCACTTCAACCAAGCCGGTGTTCTTCACCTTGCCCACCAAAGCAAAGATCTTGGTGCCGCTGTTGCGTTCAGTGCCAAGCGATTTGTACCACTCGACGCCGTTCATCAAGATGATGGGGACATTGGCCCAGGTTTCTACGTTGTTAAGCACAGTCGGCTTATCCCAAAGGCCCTGTTCGGTGGCATGAATGTACTTCACCCTTGGAACGCCCGGATAGCCTTCGATGGAGCGCATCAAAGCAGAGGACTCGCCGCACACGAAAGCGCCACCACCTTTACATATCTGTATATCGAAATCAAACCCAGAGCCCAATATGCTCTTGCCCAGCAATCCGTACTCCCGGGCCCTTTCAATGGCGATCTGCAGTCTTCTCACTGCTAAGGGATATTCATTTCTCACGTAAATGTAACCTTCGTTGGCACCTATGGCATAAGCCCCTATTATCATTCCTTCTATTACGCTATGGGGATCTCCTTCCATCAGGCTCCTGTCCATGAAGGCACCGGGGTCCCCTTCGTCGCCGTTGGCTATCACGTATTTTGGAAAATCATCTACCTCCCTGCAGGACTTCCATTTATACCCGGTCCTAAAGCCTCCGCCCCCGCGTCCGCGAAGGTAGGAATCCGTGATCTGTTTTATTATCTCATCGGGGCCAAGCTTGAAGGCAAGGCTCAACGCCTCATACCCGTCCGTTGCTATGTAATCCTCGATGGAGGTGGGGTCAATGTGTCCCGACCTTCGAAGCACCAACCTTTGCTGATTGGCGTAAAACGGAATTTCGTGGTCGCTTCTGTAAGTTTTCTTGGTGACAGGGTCACGGTAAAGCAGGCGCTCTATCACTTCGCCATCTAAGATGGTCTTTTGCACGATTTCAGGGACGTCTTTCGTCTTTACGTTTTGATAAAATATCTCGCCGGGGGAGACGATCACTATCGGTCCCCTTTCGCAAAAGCCGTGACAGCCGGTGAATTTCACCACAGGTTCGACCTTGCCAATCCCTTTTAAGGCTTCCTCTAGGGCACTTAAAACTTCCATGCTGCCGTTAGAAACGCATCCTGTCCCACAGCAAACGCGCACTACGGGAAGTAGGCTTGCCCTCTTTAAGTCATCCTTCAGTTTTAGCCGATAATTTCGAAGGTCATCTGGCTTTAGAAATAATGGCATCTTCTTTCTCCGCCTCCAGTATCCTTGCAACGTCAGCGACGGACAGTTTGCCGTATACCTTATCGCCGACCATCATGACGGGCGCCATGGCACAGCATCCAAGACAATTGACGGTCTCCAAAGTGAAGATGCCGTCCTTAGTGGTCTCGCCCGCCCTTATCTTTAACCTCTCGCTAATGGCGTTTAAGATCTGAGATCCTCCACGAAGATGACAGGCAGTTCCCTGGCAGACCTTTATAGTCTTTTCCCCCTTCGGAACCAGGCTCAAGACCTTATAAAAGGTTGCTACGGCAAATACCCTGCTTTCGGGAATCTCAAAATACTCGGCAACGGAACGCATTGCATCGGTAGGTAAATATCGAAACTTTTCTTGAACGTCTAAAAGCACTTGCAGCAAAAAACGTGGATTTTTTTCGTAGCGACATAAGATATCACTTATCGCTACGTCTGATGTAGCGCTTAACACTGAAAATTCCCCCTTTTTCTCCAATCCCCTATAACAATCCCCTTGTTTGAGTATAATAGCACTTTATTGGCGAAATGTGAAGAGATCGTCAAAAAAATACATATCTTGCCATTAATAATATAATATATTCAAATTATTCTCCATAAGTTCATCTGCTTTCTCCAAGTGCAGCCAGGGCGATTCCGACAAGGACCAACAAACCGCCCAAAACAGTCACGGGCATTATCGCTTCCTTCAATATGAAATAAGCCAAGATAGGGCTTACCACTGGTTCGCCCAGTAAGGCTATGGCCACAAAGCTCGCGGAGAAATATTTAAGAGACCAATTGTAGCTGCTGTGTCCGATAATTTGGGGAAAGACGGCAAGTCCCCAAAGACAGAGCCATGTCCTTGCAGGATAACCATGCAATGGATAACCTAAACCTATCACAATGGCAAAGAGTATAATTGCTGCGGTAGCGTAACATATGGTTATGTATGAAAGAAGCGACATCCTTTGCCTCAACCTGCGACCAAACAGGAGGTAAAAGGCTGCAGCCCAGCTTCCTGCGATCGCCAGCAAATCCCCTAGCAAGGCTTTCCCGCCAAGGGCAAAATCTCCTGCGCTTATTATGGCACTTCCTATGACGCTAAAGACCACTCCCAAAATTGACATCCTGGTCAGTCTATCGCTGCTCAGAAAAGGCGTGAGCAGAGCAACCCATATCGGATTCGTGTTGACCAGCACTACGCTGCTGGCAACGGTAGTATAATCAAGCGAAGAAATCCAGGCGGCAAAATGAAGGCTTAAAAAAGCACCTGAAGCAATGGCTATTTTGATATCGGCAAAGGAAAGCGACATTATTTCCTTCCTTGCAAACAATAAAGCTGCAGGTATCAAGATGAGGCTTGCCAATCCAACTCGATAAGCCGAAATCACCAAGGCGGGGGCGTCGGCAAGACGAATTATCGTAGCTCCCGTAGAGACGGCCACAACGCCTATGAGTAGGACAACTATCGGCAAAAACAGAGGCCTTTCTTCCGTTTCCCTTTTCATATCGCGCAATTTCCTCGCCTGCCCCTGCGCTTTACGTAGGATAAATGGTATACTTAATCAAGTATATGGTATTGTTAGTCATGCTTCAAGGCAACACGGCAAGACCGTCAATTCCCGGGGGGAAATCTGTATATGCATGAAGAAATTGACGCCAACTTCTTGGCCGACTTGTTCAATCGTATAGCCATATTGCTTGAGATAAAAGGCGAAGACAGATTTAAGATAAACGCCTACAGGCGAGTCGCTGAAAGCTTGGAAAAAGAGACCAGGGATATATTTGAGCTTTACAGGGAAGGAAAGCTCATGGAGATACCCGGTGTGGGTAAGGCCATTGCACAAAAGATCTCCGAAATATTGGAGAGCGGCAAACTGGAATTTTATCAAAGGCTGACCTCAGAAATTCCCGAAAAGCTGATATATCTGCGTGAGGTCCCTGAGATGGGCCCGAAGCGCATTAAGACAGTCTGGGAAAAACTGGGCATAGATTCGGTAGATAAACTCGAGCAGGCGGCACGTCAGGGAAAGCTTCGGGATCTGCCTGGATTTGGGCCTAAGGTCGAACAAAAGATACTCGATGCCATCTTAGCGATCAAAGAAAGACGCCTGAACAGGAGGTTTCCTCTAGGAGAGGGATGGAAGTTATCCGAGCTAGTAACGGGCAGATTAAGCAGGTGTAATGGTGTCGTAATGTCGTCTCCTGCCGGTTCTCTTAGGCGCATGAAGGATACCATAGGCGACTTGGATATATTGGTCGCAGCCAAAACTGAAGCCGCGGACGAAGTTATAAGGGCATTTACCGAGTTGGACATGGTCGAAGAGGTTATGCTTTCCGGGCCAACCAAGACGAGCGTCAGGTTCAAGGACGACCTTCAGTGCGATTTGAGGATAGTCGAGCCATCGAGGTGGGGGACGGCCCTGCAGTATTTCACCGGTAGCCAGCAGCATAACGTACTTTTAAGGGAAGTGGCGCTGAAAAATAACTTAAGCCTTAGCGAATATGCAATAACAGATAAGGCTAGCGGCAGGGAAATAGTTTGCGCAAGCGAGGAAGAGGTGTATAGAATACTTGGAATGAGCTGGATACCTCCTGAAATTAGGGAAGGCACCATCGAGATAAAGCTGGCGCTGAAAGACGGCCTTCCGCGGCTGGTGGAGCTAGGCGACATAAAAGGTGACCTGCAAATGCATTCGACTTACAGCGACGGGAGACGTTCAATAAGGGAGATGGCCGAAAAAGCCCTTCTACTAGGACGAAGTTACATACTCGTCACAGATCACTCCCAAGGGTTGGGCGTCGCAAGGGGCTTAAGCATTGAAAGATTAAGGAACCAATGGCGCGAGATAGACAAACTGAACGAGGAATTCGAGGGCAAATTGGTCATACTCAAGGGCGCCGAGGTGGAAGTGAAGGCCGATGGAACGCTAGATTATCCCGATGATGTACTAGGGCAGCTCGACGTGGTCGTAGCATCAATCCATTCAAGCCTTAGACAGGACAAAGACCGCCTGACCGAGCGATATCTCAAAGCCGTAACACATCCATTGGTCCACATTCTCGCCCATCCCACGGGGAGGCTTTTTGGCGTGCGCGAAGGGGCAAATGCCGATTGGGACATAATATTCAACGCAGCCGCCTCGTGTAAGACGTTTCTTGAGATAAATGCTCACCCAAGCAGGCTCGACCTATCGGAAAGGCATATAAGACAGGCTCACGCCTTAGGCTGCAGGTTCGTGGTCAGCACAGACGCCCACGACCTGCACGAGGAGGATTACATGATATTCGGGGTATCGCAGGCTAGGCGAGCATGGCTCGAAGCAAGGGACATCGTAAACACATTGCCACTAAAAGAATTCATGGCACAACTCAAGAGGTGATCTCTTCCGCATGGAAACTGCTGACGAGAAATTGACCCACATAAACATTGAGCTTTATTCCTCTATGCTCGAGATAATAGCGAACAAGATACATGAAGGCGTGGTGGTAACGGATACTTCCGGCACAATCATTTGGGTAAATCCCGCATTCACTTCAATAACTGGTTATAGTGCCAGTGAGGCATTGGGACACAACCCAAGGATATTGAAATCCAACTATCACGACCAGTCCTTCTACAAGAACCTTTGGGAATCCATATTCACTATCGGCTTTTGGGAAAGCGAGATATGGAACAGGCGCAAATCGGGGGAAGTCTATCCGGAATGGATCTCCATATACGCCCTAAAAGACAAACTGGGCGTTACGAAGTTTTTCGTAAGCATCTTCACGGACCTAACTGAGATAAAGGCCAAAGACCAACAACTGCAAAGCTACATCTACACCGACGCTCTGACAGGACTTGCAAATAAAAATCATTTCCTGAAGGACCTTAAATCAATGACGATGGATGTCATAAACACAAAAGGATATCTTGGCGTATATTTGATAGATTTGGATCGATTTAAATTAATAAATAGCACCTTCGGTTACGTATTTGGAGACCACATATTACGCCTGATCGCAAAGCGCTTATCGCTTAACGAAAAGGACAGGGACGGCAGGCATATGGCTCTCTACCGCCTTGGAGAGGACGAATATGCCATCCTGGCTAAGGCAAGTAGCCCCATTGAGATAAGGCGTTTGGGCAAACGCATCATCGAGGCCTTGCAGGAACCGCTGGTAAGCGAGCGAGGCCCCATACACGTTAGGGCAAGCATGGGCATTGTAGTGGTTCCTGCCGATGGGACCGAAGAGGGAGATTTGCTGAGGAAGGCTGAAATTGCATTAAACGAGGCAAAGGCCAGCGGAGGCAACCGTTTTACCTTTTACGATGAGGGTTTTGAGAAGGCCTACAGAACCCGCCTTCGCCTCGAAAACGCCCTTCTTTTTGCAATCGAAAGGGAGGAATTTCGCCTGGCCTTTCAGCCGCAGGTGGATCTGACGTCAGTCAAGGTCTTTGGCGCTGAAGTACTGCTTAGATGGCACCACAACGGGGTTGATATACCGCCCAGCGAGTTCATCCCAGTTGCCGAGGAGATGGGGATGATCACCGAAATAGGTTACTGGACATTAAAGAAATGCTGTCAAACCCTTTCAAGTTGGTCCCGAATGGGTCTCAAGCTTGAAAAAATCTCAGTCAATGTCTCCGCATCACAATGTCGCGATGCTAATTTTTACGAAAATGTACTTAAAATAATCGCAGAATCAAAGTTAGATCCTCGAAAGGTAATGCTTGAGATCACCGAAGGAGCTCTGATGGAAGATAAAGAAAAGATTAAGGACCTTTTTAAGAGGTTTAAGACATCAGGTATAGGCATCGCAATTGACGACTTCGGCACCGGTTATTCCTCCCTTGCCTACTTAAAGGATTTTCCTATCAATGTGTTAAAGATAGATAAATCCTTCATAGACAATTTGGAATACGATGAAAGGGATCGGGCAATAGTCAGGGGCATAGTGAGAATTGGCGAAATTATGGACATGGCAATCATCGCCGAGGGCGTAGAAAATAAAGAACAACTGAGGATACTTCAGGACCTGGGCGTAAACTACATACAAGGGTATATATTCAGCCCTCCCCTATACGAAGAAGAGTTTCAAGCATTTTGCACATCGCATAACTTGACGCTTCCTTCATAAAAAACTAGCGACCAAACATTTCTTCACAGAAGCTTACTCCCCATGACTTATAGGAGCTTGAACCTTATCCTTCCTGCCTCTTCGCAGGCAAGCAAATAATCGCCTTCCCTAGTGGGAGAGACGTTCTTTAGGTGTTCCAGGGCGTCTTTGTGTATCCAGCAGGTTATATCGCCAACTCCCTCGACTTCATAAGGGATAAAATCTTTCTCTTCTCCCCTTGCAGGGCGACCTATCAGGCCCGACGGACCATGATAAGCCATTCATCAGCCGGCTATATTTGTGCGCATCAATATCATGAAGTGCCCGCCATGAGATCTCACCCTTTCAAGCCAATACTGTGAAGTTATCTTTATCTTATTGTTACCCATAACCAAATCCCCCCTTTTAGCCTTAAATAAATTTTAACACCGCCCTTTAAAGGGCGGTGTTAAAATTTCCCTAAATGCTAATATTGGTTAACATTCTACTTTTTAAATTCATGGGCGAATTCCTTGATAGTTTCATTTACCAGGGTGACACAATGGCTTACCGCAGGACCACCGCCGAATTCCGTCGCAACCAGAGCTGCTTCCATGATCTCGTCCTTGGTTGCCCCGGCCTTCAAGGCGTTATAAACGTGCGTCACAATGCAGTATTCGCATTTGGTGTAGACAGCGATGGCCACGCACAACAGTTCCTTCGTCTTTAAGTCCAACGCCCTTGGTGTCATGAGCTTGCCCGTGAACTCGACGAAAGCTTGGACTTCCGGCCTAACCTCGCCAACTTCTTTCATGTTCTGCTGAAGCTCTTTCATTATTTCTTTAGGATTCCAAGCCATATGTGCTCACCTCACTTTTTGTTAGTTTATTTTATTTTATCAAAAATACTTGCAGACAGCTACGCTCGATCAATGGCTTAACCTAACAATTTTGGCCTAATTTCTCTCATCGTTCATCATTTCCCTCTTGGCCTTAAGGAAATTGATGGCCTCACTGCGATCCTTTATCTTGCCTTCGGCGATCAAACCCTGAATTTCAGAAAGGATCAAGCCCACCCGCGGACCCTGCTCGATTTTTAGGATATCCATGACGTCCTTCCCGGAGATGAGCTTTTCCTTGCCCGAAAATTTAAACATGCACGAAAGGGCTATTTCCCTATTTTTTGTCCAAGACGAATAATCCCCGTTGCTTGATGCTATATCTATATAGGAGAGCAAAAAGAGCCCGTCAAGCCAGCGTTTGCCGTACTCCAAATAGAGTTTCGGTATTCGCCTGGGTGCCAAGGAAATCAAGGGGATCATGTGCCACCTCACTAAGCTCGAGACGGCCTTGACGAAGGGGCTTGGCCACGCCCACCGCTTCATTATCTCGATAGACAAGCTTCCCCCAAGCTTTTCATGTCCCATGAACCTTATGCGACCATCGTCTTCCTTCAGGGCAAGGGGTTTTCCTATATCATGAAACATCGCTGCGGCCTTGATTTCGCTTAAGCTCGTCAAGGCTTCTGCGTTTTTGACGCAGAGCTTCGTGTGTTCGTATACATCACCCTCCGGATGAAAACCCGGATCTTGAGGGACGCCTTTAAGGGCATAAATTTCCGGCAAGATCAGGGGCAAATAGCCGGCAACCTCTAAAGCTTCCATGAAAGAATAAAAGTTGCCGCCCAAAGCCTTATATATCTCCTTCCCAATGCGTTCGTACGGTACTTCTTGAAAGAGAGGTAAGTTTTCAAGGGTTGCCTTCCAAGCAAGATCATCTATGACGAACCCTCTCAAGGTTGCAGCAAAACGAAACAGCCTGATGCACCGTATGGGATCTTCTTTAATCCTGTCTTCGGGACGGCCATTGAAGCGAACCACTCTCCTCGTGAGGTCCAAAAGGCCTCCGAAGGGATCAATTAGCTCTCCGAACCTATTCATCGCCATGGCATTTATGGTGAAGTCCCTTCTGCCTAAGTCATCAAGCAGACCTGCTCCTTGGAAGGGCGTCACCTCTACGGCCCACCCTTTCTCTTGAGGAATGACGACCGTGCACAGCTGTCCGTCGCCTATGATCTTGGCCTCAGCAAATAGGCTCAAAATTTCCCCTGGACTCGCAGAGGTGGCGATATCAACGTCGTTAAAGTGTAGCCCCAACGCCAGGTCTCTAACGGTTCCACCGACGATATAAGCCTCGAAGCCGTTAGTTTCTAAGATATGCAGGATTTCAAGGGAAGCCGATAACTTATTCATGATCATCTCCGGATATCAAAAAAGGGCCTAGTCGCCTAGGCCCTGACCGACTAACAAACTCCTTACTGGGATATTGCCGAGACGGGACAGGTGGATACGCAGGCTCCACATTCGATGCAGCTATCCGGATTTACCTGGGCTTTCCCGTCCACAATGCTGATTGCCTCTGCCGGGCAAACTCCCACACAAGCCTCACACCCTATACACGTGTCCCTGTCAACTACAGCTTTTGCCATTGGTAACCCCTCCTAATTTAGTTATCAGAAATTAATTTAAAAACAACGCTACGCTACATTCTACATCCATTGCATTGCCGGAGGCAACTCCGGTTTGAGGTCTCTTAAAAGCAAGGTATTTAAGGCTTCTTCAGGCGCAAGGTCGTTATATAACATATCATAAACCGCGTCGACGATGGGCAGTTCTTCGCACACCTTCCTGCCCATTTCCTTGAGGGCTTTTACGGTATAGGCGCCCTCTGCTACCTGTCCCAATTCGCTTATGGCTTCTGCCATAGACTTGCCCTTTCCTATGGCAAGGCCCAGACGCAAATTCCTCGAATGAGCGCTGAAGCATGTCACGATCAAATCTCCCACTCCGGCAAGACCGGCAAGGGTCAACGGATTTGCGCCCATCTTGGCACCGAGTCGCATGATCTCTGCCAAACCGCGACTTACAAGGGCAGCCAAAGCATTATCCCCCAGGCCCATTGCTTTGGCAATGCCGGCTGCTATGGCAATCACGTTTTTCACTGCACCGCCTATCTCAACGCCCATGACGTCGCTTGACGTATACACCCTAAAGTTCGGCCTGGAAAACATCGCCTGCCACCTTTCTGCCACCTCGCAGTTTAAGGAAGCCACTACCACCGCCGTGGGCAAGTCCTGGATCACCTCTTCGGCATGGCTTGGACCGGACAACACGGAGTAGGAGACGTCTCCCATGACATCCCTTACTATCCCGCTAACTGTGGATGAGGACTTGATTTCTATGCCTTTGGCGACGTTGCATATATATGGTCGAACAGAAGTCATTTGTGCCACATCAGTCAAAAAGCCCCTTATGGCTTGAGTGGGCAACGCAATGACCCATAAGGGAGACCTCACGGCTTCCTCTATTTTGTTTGTAGCTGTGACGTTAGAAGATATAGGATGTCCCCTCAAATAATTTGGGTTTTCGCCCGTCACGTTAATGGCCCGCGCCTGATCCGCTCTTCTGCACCACAATGTCACGTTATGGCCGTTTTGGCCGAGCAAGCTTGCCAGAGCCGTTCCCCAACTGCCGGCACCGAAGACAGATACGTTTTCCATTTGTCCACTCATCCTTTTACCTGAAATGTCGCTAACTTTGGGTCGGGCTCTTCGTAGATGAGCACCACGTCTTTAACTATGGCGTAGGGCGGCCCCTTTCTGCACCATTTGATCATGTCGTCCACTGCTTTAGGTTCGCCCTGAACCAGTATCTCTAC is a window from the Acetomicrobium flavidum genome containing:
- a CDS encoding NAD(P)H-dependent glycerol-3-phosphate dehydrogenase, producing the protein MENVSVFGAGSWGTALASLLGQNGHNVTLWCRRADQARAINVTGENPNYLRGHPISSNVTATNKIEEAVRSPLWVIALPTQAIRGFLTDVAQMTSVRPYICNVAKGIEIKSSSTVSGIVRDVMGDVSYSVLSGPSHAEEVIQDLPTAVVVASLNCEVAERWQAMFSRPNFRVYTSSDVMGVEIGGAVKNVIAIAAGIAKAMGLGDNALAALVSRGLAEIMRLGAKMGANPLTLAGLAGVGDLIVTCFSAHSRNLRLGLAIGKGKSMAEAISELGQVAEGAYTVKALKEMGRKVCEELPIVDAVYDMLYNDLAPEEALNTLLLRDLKPELPPAMQWM
- a CDS encoding acylphosphatase; protein product: MPLCAHLWLSGRVQGVAFRYYAAVKAKELGVSGYIRNLDDGRVEILVQGEPKAVDDMIKWCRKGPPYAIVKDVVLIYEEPDPKLATFQVKG